Genomic window (Pyrus communis chromosome 13, drPyrComm1.1, whole genome shotgun sequence):
cttttaaaattcaaatggtGGTGCAGTATTGTGTGcgtaaaataatttacctacatttatttataaagcataatTTTTGTGACATTCATTAAGCcaatattattacatatatcaggcatattttattgttattatacaTTGCTATGAATTtataacattaatttttttttgtaaaactaCTAATTCTTTCTTACAACCCACATGAAATTAATTGTGTACATTAAAACATTCAAATAATGGTATTTTAAGCATccgaaaaattttaaatatgtaAAATCagacataattaatgaatttacttaTGTGAAACCTAAGTCAATGAGCTTTATTAAAGTCAAAAACTTATTTCGAGTTTTATATGCAAAAGATTGAATTTCACGAGCTAAAGTTACATTTTCAGTAAAACACCAATTGATAACAAgcttattaaaataaattaaatgattgGGGAATAAATTCTTACAAGGGCAAGATTGGCATTGGCACAACTGCTGATTTTGATTAGAAGCACCTTCTTGTCCTTGAGCAGCCGAAGATTCCTGCAATGCCTTGCAACTCTGACAAGTCTTGAGAACGTTCTTCAGCCGCTTGTACTCGACATGCGAGCAATTCTCCGAGAATCGTATCTTTTCCTTGTGCAAAAACTCGGTGTAAGTCTCTCCAAATTTCATATTTCCCGATGAATCCAATGCAAATCAGTCCGGCTTCTGAAACCCTAGAAACCGGGGAAAGCCGgaggaaaatgaaaaatgaacgATTTGGAGTGAGATGAGAATAAGGGGGAGGCGGCGGAGGTGGGAGAAGGTTTTCAGAGCCGAGCTCCCACCCAAGGCTCGATTCCTTCTCAATTTTCTCAGGAAACAAACGAAggtttttaaaggaaaatgagTGGTGGCGACGGAGCACACGCGGAAGTCGAAGCGAGTTTAAACGGGAAAATAGCGCGCGCTTTTTAAGGGTTACCGTTACGCGTTTACTGAGTTCAACCAAGTTTAAGAGAATAGCTTAGGTTGAAAGACAAGACACAGACGTCGATGGTTAACGCATATTCTTGGAGTAATTTTAGGAAATAACTTAGGTGAAATGGGTAGACGCAGTCCCCGATAGTTGACGCATATACATCGAatttcttcccaaaaaaaacaaattatacgAAATATATTACCATATCACGTAAGTCATAAGGTAATTCTATTCTAAGCTTTTAACAACTacctaattttttgtttatttatttattttgttttgaacaACAACAACTACGCAGTTTGAAGAAAGGTTTTACAAAAACAACTACGTATGACCCGTCACACAACATGCATATATGGTTTGAAGAAATTCAACCCCGCTAATATCGCttgtccttttcttttcttttctcaacttttGCATATTCGCTGAGTTTCTTTTGGTCACCACAAACCACCAAATAATTTATTCAGAGTCATTTTTATGTATTTCGTGTACACGATAATCATTCCCTAAATTTGGACActaattgtaaattttttactgattttaatatttcgtttaaatttgtttaattacttagaataataaaattgtgctggactgttttttttttttttttctttgagatGCAACGGTAGATATTCATTAGGGGCAAAAGTCAAGTCACTTCAAAAACCAGCAAAGGATTACAAAAATATGAGTGGTCTAAAAAAAAGTACAACCAGTTACATAAGGTCCTCAAAAAGGAGGTCAGTGATTAAAGACGAAGGGCAATCGATTCATTCACTTTTATCCTCAATACTCAAACTATAACAAGGCATACGATGAGCCACGGTGTTGGCTTGACGACAAATATGGGTACAAAATCCTTCAGTGATTGTAGGAAGCCAAAACTTAGAATCTTCTATAATGTTGCCAATGGATAGTGATATTCAAGAGAAATTAGATTTTATTGTTGTGACTGATCCTTCAGTTTGTGATAATCCAAAACTCCTAGGTGGGTCTGATTATGCTCCCTCGCTCCCTTCAGTAAAGTCAAGCAACCCTTTTTCTATCTTGGCAGAGGAACAATTTGACTCTAATCATTACTTGGCCAATACGGCAACTCAGGGCGTCCCAATGAcctgtaaaaatattgatgctTTGCCAATGCTCAGTTTATCctattcaaagaaaaaaaaaaaaaaaaaaaaacctctttgAACAATAAAGCTACAGATACCCAGGTCGACACGCCTATTGCCCCTATCCAATGATCAATATCGGGTGTTGGAACATTCGGGGCCTAAATGGCCCCACTAAACATATGGAGGTTAGGAATTCGGTTGCTTTTCATAAACTCGATCTTTTGTATCTTATGGAAACTAAGATTAATTCTGGAAATGTTGAGGGTATCTCCAGTTCTTTTTTTGGAGAGTGGATTTTGATCAATAACTATTGCAGCCAATATTATGGAAGAATTTGGGTTAGTTGGAACCCTTCAAAGCTTTCAGTATCCAAGTTGGAAGCTACTGATCAAGTAATACACTGTAACATCAAGCTTTTAGAACTTCGACTAGTTCTTTTTGCCTCCTTCATCTATGCCTCTAATGACGTTGTTATGAGGAGTCTTTGGGTCTAATTTAGTTTCCTTTGCTAGTGTTTTTTCTATCTCCCCTTGGATTATTTTAGGAGATTTTAATATCACTAGAAGGTGTAAGGAGACTGCTGGTGGTTCTCAATGCTTCACCAGTGTAATGGAAGATTTTGCTTCTTGCCTCTTCAACACTAAATTTGACAATCTCAATGCCACTGGAATTTTCTACTCTTGGAGCAACAAGCAGGATGATTTAGAGtgtattttgagaaaattagatCGTGTTCTGGTGAATGAAAGGTGGACCGAAACTTTGCCAAACTGCTCTGCTGAATTTTTTTCCCGCTAGCATCTCTAATCATTCTCCCATGGTAGTCAACTTAGGGCTCCCtttctgaaactgaaaattTCCTTTTAAATTCTTTAACTTTATGGTTGACAGGGATGATTTTATTCCCACAATTTTTAATGTATGGTTTATTGTAGTGCAGGGCTCTAAACAATTTCAAGTTTGCAAAAAACTCAAACTTATTAGGCAGCATCTCAAGCGCCTCAACAAGGATCATGTTGGAAATGTCTATAATGTTGTTGTTAAGCCTAAGGTTGATTTAGATATGTGCCAAAGGCTTCTTGACTCTAACCCTTTTGACAACTCTTTGCGAGCACAAGAAAAAATCATTTATGATGCCTATGTTTCAGCTTTGATTGTGGAGGAAATGTTCTTGAGGCAAAAATCTAGAGTTCAATGGCTAAAGGCAGGGGATAaaaattcttcatttttcttcaagTCTATATCAAAGAGCAGAAGTAGGAATCGTTTAGTTTCTATTACTAGCGTTGATGGGTATATTGTCATTTTTTTGGTGCTCACATCTAATACTCCCCAAAAAGTGCCTTTTAGGTGTTTAGAGAAGACTTCACTCTTTCTTATGGTCTGGTACTTGCTTAGGGCGTTATGCAGCTAAAGTGTCTTGGTCTGACAATTTTCTCCCTAAGGCTGTGGAGGGCTTTGGCTTAAAGAGATTACAGTGTTAGAATAAAGCTCTTATGATCCGCCATATTTGGAGCTTAATTTCTGGTGCTTCTAATTTATGTCTAATAGGTGGCTTATTTATTTCAAGGTAATTCTTTTTGGAATGCCCATTTTCCTTCCATTTGCTCTTGGAATTGGAGGAAATTTCTTCACCTCAGAGGGCTAGCTAGACTCTTCTTCTTTCATGTCATTGGTGATGGGCGCTCCACCTCTTTATGGTTTGACAATTGGCACCTGCTCAGGCCCCTTACCCTTAGATAACCTTCTAGTATCATTGATGAATCAGGGCTCTAACCAAATTCTTTGGTCAGTGAGATTATTAACGAGAATGGTTCCGGATGGAGGTGGAATTTTTCTTCCTCTAAAGATTTATTGGAAATTCGAGTTTCTATGTTCCACCTTTCTCCGAACCAGTTTAGGCGTGATTTTATTACTTGGACATTGTCACCCAATGGAAGCTACTCTACCTCATCTACTTGGAATGTTATTAGGGAATCTCATCCGAAGGTCTCATGGGCTAGTCTCTTGTGGTTTGGTAAGCATGTCCCAAGGTGGAGCTTCATTCTTTGGCTTGCTATAAGGGGTAAGTTATATACTATGGATCGGGTGATGGTCTTTACCCCTCATGCCTCGCCTATTTGCTCTTTTTGCTTGATTGATAATGAGTCTCACAATCACTTGTTCTTTGAGTGTCCGTATAGTGCTAATATTGGGTCTCATGTGCTTTCTGAGTGTGGTTGTGATCCTCATCCTTTGGATTGACATGAGTTTATCACTTGGGCTGCTAATAATTAGACGTGTAAGTCGTTGGATGTTAGCATTAAGAAGTTGTGCCTCCAAGTTGTTGTCTATGctatttggaaagaaaggaaTAACTGTAAGTTCAGAAATGAACACCTCCACTATATTGCTATCTTTGAAGCCATTATTATACGCTTACGGTTAAGTTCTTTGCATATTCCGGTTTTTATTGCAAATGTAcctatttttcaagaatggtGAATTCCTATGCAGTTCTCCTTTTGGTGTTGGTTGTTAGGTTTGGGTTGTCGCTGTTTTTTAAAGcctcttgttttttttgttttttttttatgggttgTTTTAGCTTGGCCTTTGTTGCCATTGTTGTGTTGTAGTTTGTTGCTTCTTTTGGTTCTCTTTTAATATAATCATTCATTTaccccaaaaaaatttaaaaaataataaaaaaaaaattgggaccccgaacaaaaaaaaaaaaaaaaaaaaactattgtgGAACAAACCCCCTAACATATTGTTTGAATgaggaaaaaaaacttggatttaagtcataatttataaattgacatgcatcaattcccttatttggattcataatcatagaaatttagaatgtCCTcgtagaaaaaaattgaaatttgggaCCACCAAATTCAAATTCTATATAAATATGTGTCATTTCTAAATTTCTGTGAAtgaaagtttaaaaataacaaattcaataataaaatttcattattattttaggctaaccaaacaagaaatttacaaattctagaaaataaaatttcatcattccaatttccgtcattttaaaattccttcgTAATCTTccatttagtactacagtctagtggtatttctctttacttgtaagtgagaggtcttaggttcaattcttgctAAAAACGAAtctgaaccacattattgctagcccattataaGGCTAAGTCTCATCCTCCTCCCTTTAGTgcatataatatcgtttgtccaaaaaaaaaaaaaaaaaaacccttagtaattttaaatttctcatCCAAACAAAGTGTAATAATGTTTATGGAATCCTGGGGTAAATTTGTGATAAACCCTTTTTGaccaatttttattataaaaaaaaaaaaaattatacttatagAATTTGACTCAATTGAGAAGGTGTAACAAAATTTGTGGCGTAATTGAGCAATAAACAATATGTGGGTtaaatatcaacaaaaaaatatatgtggGGTAAATTTGAACTGTTCAGTTGACAATTGTTCCTCCATCAACTCGATTCGATTAGCACCCGGTGTCCGTCGGCTGCAGTCGGCAGAGGATAGACAGCCTCTCTTCTCCTAAACCAAAAGATCCAGGTTTCAGCTGCGAACCCTACTGAAACCGATACCCACCCCCGCACCCGACCCAAACCCGTTTGATCTGAGATTCTGAGATCCACCGCCCAGAAGCCGTCCCCGAATCAACAACCACCGACCCATcacgcctcctcctcctccagctTCCTACTGGTAAATTTCCCCATTTGGATTTTCTTGTTTGCTCTTTAATCTTTGCTTGTGTAAGCATGACTCTTTGCTTCATTAGCTTCTGGGATTGTTTGGGTTCTTGAAAATGCATGAACTTATTTGAAACTTTAATCCAGTTAAAATTATTCAGTTTTGTTTGATGTACAACAAGACTCTCTCTTTCATtcaatccaaaattattaaattttgtttaattttgcacAAATAACCGTCCATTTGTTCGATCTCCATCCAATGAATTTTTAtagatatgatatttagatgaACATAAAAATTTGGATGCTTTAATTCCATCTGAAAAGAAAAGTCCGTGCATATACCAAAAGTTTCGATTTTGTTTGTTGCACTCATTACTCATTACTAGCTCAATAATCGCAGTGTTTTTGTCGGACTTCGTTTCTGGATTTTGATATAAACGTACTGTAAAGTTTTTTACTGGGTAAAACCTTTGCATTCTGAAGTATTCGTTGTATCGTGTTAAATCGCTTAAGATACGGAGGCGAATTTCAAGTCGACAATGATCTCATTGTTTCTGATCCAGTGAACATTTGATTTCACGAGCAGGTTCTCTGCTGATGGCAAAGAAAAGGCAAACGCAGCTTGGGGTTGCCCAGCACAAGAATAATACCTCCACTGGTGGTCTAATTGAGTCTTCAAACTCCGATAATGATCCTGATCTGCAAGATAATTGGGTGATAGTTAAGAAGCAGAGAGTCAAAATTCTGATACCTCCCCTGCCTGTTGCTAATAAATCTCCACCGCCAAATCCAGGACCAGTCCAGCTGCAACCTGTGGCCGGAGAAGCGGAAGGAAACAAATCACAGTTTCCTGTCGAGACTGAGACATGTCCTAAGACGAGTTCAGTTCAGGAGCAAATGAGGATTAAATCTTTTGCTCAGAAAAGGGTTGTTCAAGTTACTAGAAAATCTCCTCCTGCTCACTACGTTTCAACATTTGGGAAGTCAATCAAGCGcgatgtaagaatggaattacgAAATCCAGATCAGATTGCTACTTCACAGTCTCGTAGAACACCGGGGGTATTTAAAACCTCAAAAGCCATCATTCAGCCAAGAAAATTACGACTTGGCCCGAGTATTTTCCTTGATCAGGGAATGCTGCTGAATCAAAAGCTGAGAGCTCTGAATCTTGAGAGGAAGCTTCAGAAAGCTGGCGGGTTAAGCAGGTGGTTAGCATCACTAGGACTGGGGCAGTTTGTTAGGATTTTCCAGAGGAAAGGTCTGAGTAAGTTCCAGTTGGTGAATCTGACCATGAAGAAGCTCAAAGACATGGGTGCCAATGCAGTAGGGCCCCGGAGGAAACTGATGCACGCAATCGACTGCTTTTGCCAGCCGTGCTTCTTTTAAAAGCATTCCGGAATTCATTTAGGATCAAGTTGAGAAACAAAACCTAAAACCAACATCTTTTTCTGCGAGTAACATCAGAAGCAGCGAGGTACGTTGTTCCCATTTCGATGTGTACAGTTTTCGGATTGGTGCAttttatgaaaagaaaatgtCTACAAACTACGGCGATGTCATGTGAGTGCTGGTTGTATGGATAAGCCTTGTGTCAGTTTTCTACGAGCATTCAGAATGCTACATGAAGTAGGTTTGTAACGTTTGTTTATGGTAGTATGGGTGTAAATAATTGTGTCCATTAGATCACACGCATTAGTGGATCTGTCAAATTATATGTTTCTGATCCACCGCATGATATTTTCATAAGAGGACATAATGTGGTGGCGATGCTCACCATTTTACGGTGATGGATAACGTATTATTTCGCCGGTGGTCGATGTTTGAGTGACACAAAAAGAGAAACGAACTTCTTACTCCTTCCTGTAAGTACCTCATTTCGGCATGGGAGAGAGGTTGGCCGGTACCACACTGATTCTAATTTCAAGTGAATCCATACAATAATAAACAATATTTCACACATTACCCATAAAAATTGAATTACTCATTTTGTTTGGGAGTTGGtagtgtttttatataaaactaaaaagaaaccaaTT
Coding sequences:
- the LOC137713612 gene encoding uncharacterized protein, whose protein sequence is MAKKRQTQLGVAQHKNNTSTGGLIESSNSDNDPDLQDNWVIVKKQRVKILIPPLPVANKSPPPNPGPVQLQPVAGEAEGNKSQFPVETETCPKTSSVQEQMRIKSFAQKRVVQVTRKSPPAHYVSTFGKSIKRDVRMELRNPDQIATSQSRRTPGVFKTSKAIIQPRKLRLGPSIFLDQGMLLNQKLRALNLERKLQKAGGLSRWLASLGLGQFVRIFQRKGLSKFQLVNLTMKKLKDMGANAVGPRRKLMHAIDCFCQPCFF